From the Sebastes umbrosus isolate fSebUmb1 chromosome 2, fSebUmb1.pri, whole genome shotgun sequence genome, one window contains:
- the LOC119500662 gene encoding uncharacterized protein LOC119500662 gives MDISDRRPNVHVTIQKGLYTPTLKKCIDCCYPPKYHCPFCLPSFFKPTKYSRARLHLDIHLRRAIYVGEYTIHKCALDCRNQAHYHCLFCTDTLIKQRDFKNHLPCCHQAQQQRILSDLQTAATHRVQTEGSLIPGEGDIATFEIENDDDSDDDVTSIVDSDDQHSPGASSSQLVQRDTVGMKRSTDPSKCDRTVQTNIEKPQDCDEYYFMGLVKMFKKLSPRKKAEVRMKIERLIFEAEFE, from the exons ATGGACATCAGCGATCGACGACCAAAT GTCCATGTAACCATCCAGAAGGGATTATACACTCCGACACTGAAAAAATGCATCGACTGCTGCTATCCTCCCAAATACCATTGTCCATTTTGTTTACCATCTTTTTTCAAACCTACAAAATACTCCAGAGCTAGGCTTCATCTGGACATTCATCTAAGGAGAGCCATTTACGTTGGAG AGTACACAATCCACAAATGTGCACTGGATTGCAGAAATCAGGCGCATTACCACTGTTTGTTCTGCACAGACACGCTGATAAAGCAGCGAGATTTCAAAAATCATCTACCGTGCTGCCACCAGGCTCAACAGCAGAGAATATTATCCGATCTGCAGACAGCCGCGACACACAGAGTCCAAACCGAAGGATCGCTGATCCCTGGAGAGGGTGACATCGCTACATTTGAGATA GAGAACGACgatgacagtgatgatgatgttacCTCCATCGTGGACTCAGACGACCAACACAGCCCCGGAGCGAGCAGCAGCCAGCTCGTCCAACGTGACACTgtggggatgaagaggagtacGGATCCTTCTAAATGTGACCGAACTGTACAGACCAACATTGAAAAACCACAAGACTGCGATGAATACTACTTCATGGGCCTggtgaaaatgtttaaaaagttgTCCCCTCGGAAGAAGGCAGAGGTCAGGATGAAAATCGAGAGACTCATCTTCGAAGCTGAGTTTGAGTAG
- the LOC119477047 gene encoding hyaluronan and proteoglycan link protein 3-like, translating into MKMMMIMMCVLLLGAQLLLSGLALASPTIPNNFFFYHDYLKGNGNKEIHFRGVKLHVDSAQPSVFAVRGGNATMPCRFWYEPELSSPRQVRIKWSWLPAAGGQQTDVLVTIGLRCRSFGHFRGRVQLRQEFPGDAALVMTDLLLNDTGRYHCEVVDGLEDRSTSVDLELQGVVFPYQHPGGHYHLSFLGAQQTCEQQDSTLATFTQLFQAWKEGLHWCNAGWLADGTVQYPITRPRVPCGGHGLAPGVRSYGRRHQHLHRYDVFCFSSSLRGSVYYLQPSHKMNLTEAQQACQEDGAEVAKVGQLYAAWKLTGLDSCEAGWLADGSVRYPITRPRRNCGPSEPGVRSFGFPPPQHKHGVYCYKSGDE; encoded by the exons atgaagatgatgatgataatgatgtgtGTCCTGTTGTTGGGGGCTCAGCTGCTTCTCTCAGGTTTGGCCCTGGCTTCCCCCACAATCCCAAacaacttcttcttctaccaTGACTACCTCAAAGGAAATGGAAACAAAGAAA TTCATTTCAGAGGTGTGAAGCTCCACGTGGACTCTGCTCAGCCGTCAGTGTTTGCAGTCAGAGGGGGTAACGCCACCATGCCCTGCAGGTTCTGGTATGAGCCTGAGTTGAGCTCGCCAAGGCAGGTCCGGATCAAGTGGTCCTGGCTGCCTGCTGCTGGGGGGCAACAGACAGATGTGCTGGTGACCATCGGCTTACGCTGTCGAAGTTTTGGCCACTTCAG GGGCCGTGTGCAGCTCAGACAGGAGTTCCCAGGAGATGCTGCACTTGTGATGACTGACCTCCTGCTGAATGATACAGGCCGCTACCACTGTGAGGTGGTGGACGGACTGGAGGACAGGAGCACTTCAGTTGATCTGGAGTTACAAG GTGTGGTGTTTCCCTACCAGCACCCTGGTGGTCATTACCACCTGAGCTTCCTGGGAGCCCAGCAGACCTGTGAGCAGCAGGACTCCACCCTGGCCACCTTCACACAGCTCTTCCAGGCTTGGAAGGAAGGCCTGCACTGGTGCAACGCCGGCTGGCTGGCTGACGGGACGGTCCAGTACCCCATCACCCGGCCCAGGGTGCCCTGCGGGGGGCACGGCCTCGCCCCGGGCGTCCGGAGCTACGGCAGACGCCACCAGCACCTTCATCGCTACGATGTCTTCTGCTTCTCCTCTTCACTCCGAG GTAGTGTCTACTATCTTCAGCCCTCTCACAAGATGAACCTGACCGAGGCTCAGCAGGCGTGTCAGGAGGACGGAGCAGAAGTCGCCAAGGTCGGACAGCTCTACGCCGCCTGGAAACTAACAGGGCTGGACAGCTGtgaggctggctggctggctgatgGAAGCGTCCGGTATCCCATCACCAGGCCACGGAGAAACTGTGGTCCCTCTGAGCCCGGGGTGCGCAGCTTTGGCTTCCCACCTCCTCAGCACAAGCATGGAGTCTACTGCTACAAGTCAGGGGATGAATGA